From a region of the Flavobacterium branchiarum genome:
- the hemH gene encoding ferrochelatase has translation MKGVLLVNLGSPESPTPKDVKPYLDEFLMDKYVIDVPYLLRALLVRGIILRKRPEESAHAYEKIWWDEGSPLVVISERMQKKIQPLVDIPVALAMRYGSMTIEKGLQELHEQGVTEVLLFPLYPQYAMASTLTILVKAEEIRKKKFPQMTFTDVPAFYNKPDYIKNLADSIKKNLVGFDYDHLLFSYHGIPERHIRKTDITKSHCKIDGSCCNTASPAHDFCYRHQCYETTRQVVKLLGLPADKYSLTFQSRLAGDKWLEPYTDVEIDRMPAKGIKNLAVVTPAFVSDCLETLEEIAMRAKEDFEANGGEEFLSIPCLNDDDEWCETVGNWIKDWQKKN, from the coding sequence ATGAAAGGTGTATTATTAGTAAATCTGGGTTCCCCCGAAAGTCCAACTCCAAAAGACGTAAAACCTTATTTAGATGAATTTTTAATGGATAAATACGTAATCGACGTTCCGTATTTATTGAGAGCATTATTAGTTCGTGGAATCATCTTAAGAAAAAGACCAGAAGAATCAGCACATGCTTACGAAAAAATTTGGTGGGACGAAGGTTCTCCTCTTGTAGTTATATCCGAAAGAATGCAAAAGAAAATACAACCATTAGTAGACATTCCAGTTGCTCTGGCAATGCGTTATGGTAGTATGACAATTGAAAAAGGACTTCAGGAATTACATGAACAAGGAGTTACCGAAGTATTACTTTTTCCTTTATATCCTCAATATGCAATGGCATCGACTTTAACAATTTTAGTTAAAGCGGAAGAAATTCGTAAAAAGAAATTCCCACAGATGACTTTTACTGATGTTCCTGCATTTTACAATAAACCTGATTATATTAAAAACCTTGCCGATTCTATCAAGAAGAATTTGGTTGGTTTTGATTACGATCACTTATTGTTTTCTTACCACGGAATTCCTGAGCGACATATTCGTAAAACTGATATAACTAAATCACATTGTAAAATCGATGGTTCTTGTTGTAACACAGCATCTCCTGCACATGACTTTTGTTACCGTCACCAATGTTACGAAACTACAAGGCAAGTCGTTAAATTATTAGGACTTCCTGCTGACAAATACAGTTTGACTTTCCAATCTCGATTGGCTGGTGATAAATGGCTTGAACCTTATACTGATGTTGAAATTGATAGAATGCCAGCAAAAGGAATTAAGAATCTTGCAGTGGTAACTCCTGCTTTTGTTTCAGATTGTTTAGAAACATTGGAAGAAATCGCTATGCGTGCCAAAGAGGATTTTGAAGCAAACGGCGGAGAAGAATTTTTATCTATTCCATGTTTGAATGATGATGATGAATGGTGTGAAACTGTTGGGAACTGGATTAAAGACTGGCAAAAGAAAAATTAG
- a CDS encoding uroporphyrinogen-III synthase — protein sequence MAKSIQILSTKTLLSNQKQYLLNANFNVVEADFIATEKTPFELNQINDNLIFTSQNAVHSVLEYSDIEALKTKKVFCVGLKTKALLAENGFDVIAYTGYAADLAEIITLIYANESYTFFSGNLRRDTLPDALKEAKVKYNEIKVYETTLTPQKINNAVDGILFFSPSGVESYLKENSIKNEKCFCIGETTAEALDKITKNIIIADHQTVEDVIEDVLNEYK from the coding sequence ATGGCAAAATCAATTCAAATATTATCTACAAAAACACTTTTGAGCAATCAGAAGCAGTATTTGCTTAATGCTAACTTTAATGTAGTTGAAGCAGATTTTATTGCTACAGAAAAAACACCTTTCGAATTAAATCAAATAAACGATAATCTGATATTTACAAGTCAGAATGCTGTTCATAGTGTTTTGGAATATTCAGATATTGAAGCATTAAAAACAAAGAAGGTATTTTGTGTTGGGTTAAAAACCAAAGCATTATTAGCAGAAAATGGTTTTGATGTAATTGCATACACTGGTTACGCAGCAGATTTGGCTGAGATAATCACTCTAATTTATGCTAACGAAAGTTATACTTTTTTCAGTGGTAATTTACGCCGTGATACATTGCCAGATGCTTTAAAAGAGGCAAAAGTTAAGTACAACGAGATTAAAGTTTATGAAACTACTTTAACACCTCAGAAAATAAATAATGCGGTTGATGGAATTTTATTTTTTAGTCCGTCGGGAGTTGAAAGTTATTTGAAAGAGAACAGTATTAAGAATGAAAAATGCTTTTGTATTGGAGAAACCACCGCAGAAGCTTTAGATAAAATTACTAAAAACATCATTATTGCCGATCATCAAACTGTTGAAGATGTAATAGAAGATGTTTTAAACGAATATAAATAA
- the tnpA gene encoding IS200/IS605 family transposase translates to MANTYSQLYVHIVFAVKGRQNLISKKRKDEIYKYITVIVTNKGQKLIAINGVSDHIHILVGLKPDKSLSDLVRDIKANSSKFINDKKWINGKFEWQTGFGAFSYSHSQLTNVINYIRNQEEHHKVKTFKDEYIEFLKLFDVDFKSEYLFKEI, encoded by the coding sequence ATGGCAAACACCTATTCTCAATTATACGTTCATATTGTTTTTGCTGTTAAAGGCAGACAAAATTTAATTTCCAAAAAAAGGAAGGATGAAATTTATAAATACATTACAGTAATAGTTACAAACAAAGGGCAGAAACTAATTGCTATTAATGGCGTGTCTGATCATATTCATATTTTGGTTGGATTAAAACCTGATAAATCTTTATCGGATTTGGTAAGAGATATTAAAGCCAATTCGTCTAAATTTATAAATGATAAAAAGTGGATTAATGGAAAGTTTGAATGGCAAACTGGATTTGGTGCATTTTCATATAGTCATTCTCAACTAACAAATGTTATAAATTACATTCGTAATCAAGAGGAGCATCATAAAGTGAAAACTTTTAAAGATGAATATATTGAATTTCTAAAACTATTTGATGTTGATTTTAAGAGCGAATATTTGTTTAAAGAGATTTAA
- the hemC gene encoding hydroxymethylbilane synthase: MADKIIRIGTRDSELALWQAHTVEKKLNDLGYKTEIIAVKSQGDIILDKPLYELGITGIFTKTLDIAMINGEIDIAVHSMKDVPTALPKGIVQAAVLERANSLDILVHKGNLDFLNESGTIATGSLRRQAQWLNKYPNHKVVDLRGNVNTRMQKLNTSDWSGAVFAAAGLERICLKPENYINLDWMIPAPAQGAMVVVAMESDNFALDALTQLNDIETEIVTYIERQFLRTLEGGCTAPIGSLVKYNDEEDTLHFQGALFSLDGKVKMEIDKIVPIEEWKKLGYNMAKEILENGGAELMKTIKESLKK; this comes from the coding sequence ATGGCAGACAAAATTATCAGAATAGGTACCCGAGATAGCGAATTGGCTCTTTGGCAAGCACATACAGTCGAGAAAAAATTAAACGATTTAGGATATAAAACTGAAATTATTGCGGTTAAATCGCAAGGGGATATCATACTTGATAAACCACTTTACGAACTTGGAATCACTGGAATTTTTACCAAAACTTTAGATATTGCCATGATAAATGGTGAGATAGATATCGCGGTGCATTCTATGAAAGACGTTCCTACTGCTTTGCCAAAAGGTATTGTTCAAGCGGCTGTTTTAGAAAGAGCCAACTCATTGGATATCTTAGTTCATAAAGGAAATCTAGATTTCTTAAATGAGTCAGGTACTATTGCAACAGGAAGTTTACGAAGACAAGCACAATGGTTAAATAAATACCCAAATCATAAAGTAGTAGATTTACGTGGAAACGTAAATACACGCATGCAAAAATTAAATACAAGTGATTGGAGCGGTGCTGTTTTTGCAGCAGCTGGACTAGAAAGAATTTGTTTAAAGCCTGAAAATTATATCAATCTAGATTGGATGATTCCAGCACCTGCTCAAGGGGCAATGGTTGTTGTGGCAATGGAGAGCGATAATTTTGCATTGGACGCGCTTACACAACTTAATGATATTGAAACAGAAATAGTTACCTATATCGAACGTCAGTTTTTAAGAACCTTAGAAGGAGGCTGTACTGCACCGATAGGTTCTTTAGTAAAATACAATGACGAAGAAGATACATTACATTTTCAAGGAGCTTTGTTTTCGCTTGACGGAAAAGTAAAAATGGAAATTGATAAGATCGTTCCAATTGAAGAATGGAAGAAATTAGGATATAATATGGCAAAAGAAATCCTAGAAAATGGCGGAGCTGAATTAATGAAAACGATTAAAGAAAGCTTAAAAAAATAA
- a CDS encoding c-type cytochrome — translation MKNTLFAFALLAFTSCKKEEKINIDNSGMPIEASESAAVQTPVELGKTIFEGKGNCFACHQEDQKVIGPSIKEIAKIYKDKNADMVAFLKGNGDPIVDPSQFEVMKTNFPVTQAMSDEELKAIETYFFSFIK, via the coding sequence ATGAAAAACACATTATTTGCATTTGCACTACTTGCGTTTACTTCGTGTAAAAAAGAAGAAAAAATAAACATAGATAATTCAGGAATGCCAATTGAAGCGAGTGAATCTGCAGCAGTTCAGACCCCCGTTGAATTAGGAAAAACAATTTTTGAAGGGAAGGGTAATTGCTTTGCTTGTCATCAAGAAGATCAAAAAGTTATTGGTCCAAGCATCAAAGAAATTGCTAAAATATACAAAGACAAAAATGCTGATATGGTTGCGTTTCTTAAAGGAAATGGAGATCCAATTGTTGATCCAAGTCAGTTTGAAGTTATGAAAACAAATTTTCCAGTAACACAAGCCATGTCCGACGAAGAACTTAAAGCAATCGAAACATATTTCTTTAGTTTTATAAAATAG
- the hemE gene encoding uroporphyrinogen decarboxylase gives MLKNDLFLKALKGETVQRPPVWMMRQAGRYLPEFIALRDKYDFFTRCQTPELAAEITVQPIRRIAPDAAILFSDILVVPQAMGIEVLMKENFGPFLPNPIRTMQDVQRVYIPDIQESLGYVMDAIKLTKEMLNDEVPLIGFAGSPWTIFCYAVEGKGSKSFDTAKGFCFSNPAAAHTLLQKITDTTILYLKEKVKAGVDAVQIFDSWGGMLSPVDYQEFSWKYMNQIVEALADHAPVIVFGKGCWFALGEMGQSRASALGVDWTCTARNARYLSGGNITLQGNFDPSRLLSPIPTIKKMVHEMIDEFGKDKYIVNLGHGILPHIPVDHAKAFIDAVKEYGN, from the coding sequence ATGTTAAAAAACGACTTATTTTTAAAAGCACTAAAAGGAGAAACAGTTCAACGTCCACCAGTTTGGATGATGCGTCAAGCAGGAAGATACTTGCCAGAATTTATCGCTTTGCGTGATAAATATGATTTTTTCACTCGTTGTCAGACTCCAGAATTAGCTGCAGAAATAACTGTACAGCCAATTCGTCGTATTGCTCCAGATGCTGCAATTTTATTCTCGGATATCTTAGTAGTGCCTCAAGCAATGGGTATTGAAGTGTTGATGAAAGAGAATTTTGGTCCGTTTTTACCAAATCCTATTCGTACAATGCAGGATGTTCAGAGAGTGTATATTCCAGACATTCAAGAAAGCCTTGGTTACGTTATGGATGCTATTAAACTAACAAAGGAAATGCTGAATGATGAGGTGCCTTTGATTGGTTTTGCTGGTTCTCCTTGGACAATCTTCTGTTATGCAGTAGAAGGTAAAGGTTCTAAAAGTTTTGATACTGCTAAAGGGTTTTGTTTTTCAAATCCGGCAGCTGCACATACATTGTTACAAAAAATTACAGACACAACGATTTTATACTTAAAAGAAAAGGTAAAAGCTGGTGTTGATGCTGTTCAGATTTTTGATTCTTGGGGAGGAATGCTTTCTCCTGTTGATTATCAAGAGTTCTCATGGAAATACATGAACCAGATCGTTGAAGCTTTGGCTGATCACGCTCCAGTTATTGTTTTTGGAAAAGGATGTTGGTTTGCTTTAGGCGAAATGGGACAAAGTCGTGCTTCGGCATTAGGAGTAGACTGGACTTGTACTGCTAGAAATGCACGTTACTTATCTGGTGGAAATATTACTTTACAAGGTAATTTTGACCCATCGAGATTACTTTCTCCAATTCCAACCATTAAAAAAATGGTACACGAAATGATTGATGAGTTCGGAAAAGACAAATATATCGTAAATTTAGGTCACGGAATTTTACCTCATATTCCTGTAGATCATGCAAAAGCGTTTATTGATGCTGTAAAAGAATACGGAAACTAA
- a CDS encoding helix-turn-helix domain-containing protein — protein MSSQEIITIEDDFTLIRFQNDSSEVFNAQREIGSGLIQFHFGIKGKAKFLFNQGNYALELQEEKSLLLYNPQKELPLHLELAPNSWVISVIVSIKKFHALFSTEADYITFLSADNKDKKYYNEGKISPSMAIVLSQLFHYNLHPSIKNLYYKGKGYELLSLYFNRTEDPNAEQCPFLIDEDNVLKIRKAKEIIIANMAEPPGLQELADEIGLNLKKLKMGFKQIYGDTVYGFLFDYKMDYARKLLDSGSYNVNEVGLKIGYSTGSHFIAAFKKKFATTPKKYLMSINTNV, from the coding sequence ATGAGTTCTCAAGAAATTATAACAATTGAAGACGACTTTACGCTTATTCGTTTTCAGAATGACAGTTCGGAGGTATTTAATGCCCAGCGAGAAATCGGTAGTGGCTTGATACAGTTTCACTTTGGTATAAAAGGAAAAGCAAAATTCCTGTTCAATCAAGGCAATTATGCATTAGAATTACAAGAGGAGAAATCATTGCTTTTATACAATCCTCAAAAAGAATTGCCTCTTCATTTAGAGCTTGCTCCTAATTCTTGGGTGATATCTGTGATTGTTTCTATCAAAAAATTTCACGCTTTATTCTCTACCGAAGCCGATTATATCACTTTTTTAAGTGCCGATAACAAGGATAAAAAATATTATAACGAAGGAAAAATTAGTCCGTCGATGGCAATTGTTCTGAGTCAACTATTTCATTATAACCTACATCCTTCTATAAAAAACTTGTATTACAAGGGCAAAGGCTACGAGCTATTGAGCTTATACTTTAATAGAACCGAAGATCCAAATGCTGAACAATGTCCTTTCTTAATTGATGAAGACAATGTTTTAAAAATACGAAAAGCCAAAGAAATTATTATAGCCAATATGGCCGAACCGCCAGGATTACAAGAGTTGGCTGATGAAATAGGTTTGAATTTGAAAAAACTCAAAATGGGCTTTAAACAAATTTATGGCGATACTGTTTATGGCTTTTTATTTGATTACAAGATGGATTATGCCCGAAAATTGCTTGACAGCGGTTCTTATAATGTAAACGAAGTAGGTTTAAAAATAGGATATAGCACTGGAAGTCACTTTATTGCTGCTTTTAAAAAGAAATTTGCAACGACTCCCAAGAAATATTTGATGTCGATTAATACTAATGTATAA
- a CDS encoding methylated-DNA--[protein]-cysteine S-methyltransferase: MEIAYINSPLGITKIVGDENGISEITVSNTGDNEVPEAIATELQEAVTQLNDYFLGKRTDFDFKLNPKGTDFQQRVWKGLLEIPYGKTMSYLELSKKLGDVKAIRAVASANGKNPLWIVVPCHRVIGTDGSLTGYAGGLWRKKWLLDHENPIKQQSLF, from the coding sequence ATGGAAATAGCATATATCAATTCCCCACTAGGAATCACCAAAATTGTTGGAGATGAAAACGGAATCTCAGAGATTACGGTCAGTAACACAGGTGATAATGAGGTTCCCGAAGCAATCGCAACAGAGTTGCAAGAAGCTGTAACGCAATTAAACGACTACTTTTTGGGTAAAAGAACCGATTTTGATTTTAAACTAAATCCCAAAGGAACAGACTTTCAACAACGCGTTTGGAAAGGATTGCTTGAAATACCTTATGGCAAAACAATGAGCTACTTAGAGTTGTCCAAAAAGCTAGGTGATGTAAAAGCAATTCGAGCAGTTGCATCAGCAAATGGAAAAAATCCGCTTTGGATCGTTGTTCCGTGCCATCGCGTAATAGGAACCGACGGATCACTAACAGGATACGCCGGAGGATTATGGCGAAAGAAATGGTTACTAGATCATGAAAATCCAATAAAACAGCAAAGTTTATTTTAG
- a CDS encoding DUF4421 family protein translates to MDLKLIYIVFFVGFSGCYAQKDSFQNSYFKSYDDKVTASIYYLDTSNNFQIVYSVPGEGTKTLDLIPNRKEQLGGALSFKFVDLSLGFSPKFLNANKDNTDSRLLNFNARVYHKQWMQSVTYFYQNGFYVSQDDINIAFPGFRSLKIGGTTSYVFNKKFSYRTVASQNEWQTQSAGSFIPNFSAYYTNLKYRSAADRIDGDTYLFSLAPSYFYNLVLGKHVLVAAGLSIGAGINITDGDTKLLYEVDSSLKTGYNSDSFFVFMNVNYTNFIQSQTASIGLNDTISTIKITAGYRFNAPKKVAEIYDTINQKTGL, encoded by the coding sequence ATGGATCTAAAACTGATTTATATTGTTTTTTTTGTGGGATTCTCTGGGTGTTACGCTCAGAAAGATTCCTTTCAAAATTCCTATTTTAAATCATATGATGACAAAGTAACAGCAAGTATTTATTATCTAGATACATCAAATAATTTTCAGATTGTTTATTCAGTTCCGGGCGAAGGAACAAAAACATTGGATTTAATTCCGAATCGGAAAGAACAATTAGGCGGAGCACTTTCGTTTAAGTTTGTGGATTTATCATTGGGTTTTTCTCCAAAATTCTTAAATGCTAATAAAGATAATACCGATTCAAGGCTTTTAAATTTTAATGCCAGAGTATACCACAAGCAGTGGATGCAAAGTGTTACTTATTTTTATCAAAACGGATTCTATGTTAGCCAAGATGATATAAATATTGCTTTCCCTGGTTTTCGATCATTAAAAATAGGAGGTACAACATCTTATGTTTTTAATAAAAAATTCTCATACAGAACAGTTGCTAGTCAAAACGAATGGCAAACTCAAAGTGCTGGAAGTTTTATCCCTAATTTTTCAGCTTATTATACGAATCTCAAATACAGGTCAGCTGCTGATAGGATAGACGGGGATACATATCTGTTTTCATTGGCACCCTCTTATTTCTACAATCTGGTTTTGGGAAAACATGTTTTAGTTGCTGCGGGATTGTCTATTGGGGCGGGTATCAACATTACTGATGGAGATACGAAACTACTTTATGAAGTCGATTCAAGTTTGAAAACAGGATATAATTCAGATTCTTTTTTCGTGTTTATGAATGTAAACTACACAAATTTTATTCAGAGCCAAACGGCTAGTATTGGTTTAAACGATACTATTTCTACTATAAAAATTACAGCAGGGTATCGATTTAATGCTCCTAAAAAGGTGGCTGAAATTTATGATACAATAAATCAAAAAACAGGATTATAA
- the hemB gene encoding porphobilinogen synthase: MFPLQRNRRLRTNESIRSLVRETTLSPNDFMLPMFIAEGKDVKIEIPSMPGIYRHSLDNTIKEVKEAWALGIKAVNLYVKVSENLKDNKGVESWNKDGLMQQSIRAIKDAVPEMIVMPDVALDPYSIYGHDGIIERGQVINDATVDALTRMSLSHAEAGADFVAPSDMMDGRVLAIRKALEENGHHNVGIMSYSAKYASAFYGPFRDALDSAPVDQQEVPKDKKTYQMDYANRIEGIREALLDVEEGADIVMVKPGMAYLDIVREVKNAVHVPVAVYQVSGEYAMVKAAAERGWLDHDKIMIEQLYCIKRAGASIISTYFAKEAAVILNK, from the coding sequence ATGTTCCCACTACAAAGAAACCGCCGTTTAAGAACTAATGAATCTATTCGCTCTTTAGTTCGTGAAACTACCCTAAGTCCAAACGATTTTATGCTTCCAATGTTTATTGCAGAAGGAAAAGATGTAAAAATCGAAATCCCATCAATGCCAGGAATCTACCGTCATTCGTTAGACAATACCATTAAAGAAGTAAAAGAAGCTTGGGCACTTGGTATAAAAGCAGTAAATCTTTATGTAAAAGTAAGTGAGAACCTTAAAGACAATAAAGGGGTTGAATCTTGGAACAAAGACGGATTAATGCAACAAAGCATCCGTGCCATAAAAGATGCAGTTCCAGAAATGATTGTAATGCCAGATGTAGCACTTGATCCTTATTCAATTTACGGACATGATGGAATAATCGAAAGAGGACAAGTTATAAATGATGCAACGGTAGATGCGCTAACTCGAATGAGTTTAAGTCATGCCGAGGCAGGAGCCGATTTTGTAGCACCAAGTGATATGATGGACGGTCGTGTTCTGGCTATCAGAAAAGCATTAGAAGAAAACGGACATCACAATGTAGGAATCATGAGCTATAGTGCTAAATACGCTTCGGCATTTTACGGCCCATTCCGTGATGCTTTAGATTCTGCACCAGTAGATCAACAAGAAGTTCCAAAAGACAAAAAAACATACCAAATGGATTATGCCAACCGAATTGAAGGAATTCGCGAAGCATTGTTAGATGTAGAAGAAGGTGCCGATATCGTAATGGTAAAACCAGGAATGGCATATCTAGATATTGTTCGTGAGGTAAAAAATGCAGTTCATGTTCCAGTGGCAGTTTACCAAGTTTCGGGCGAATACGCTATGGTTAAGGCAGCTGCAGAAAGAGGGTGGCTAGATCATGATAAAATTATGATCGAGCAACTGTATTGCATTAAGAGAGCAGGAGCGAGTATAATCTCAACTTATTTTGCCAAAGAAGCTGCGGTAATACTAAACAAATAA
- the hemF gene encoding oxygen-dependent coproporphyrinogen oxidase, whose translation MKEQFYKYIQSLQDTIVSGLEAVDGQAKFREDIWERPEGGGGRTRVIENGAVFEKGGVNISAVHGKLPEAMQKMFNVGEADFFACGLSLVLHPKNPMVPTVHANWRYFEMYDEEGNVIQQWFGGGQDLTPYYLFEEDAKHFHQTCKTACDKHNPAFYPKYKKQCDAYFWNAHRNEARGIGGLFFDYCKATDEMSMQDWYNFVTEVGDSFLEAYVPIVEKRKALSYTDEQRTWQEIRRGRYVEFNLVHDKGTLFGLRTNGRIESILMSLPPHVQWVYDHHPEAGSAEEQLVNVLENPVDWIG comes from the coding sequence ATGAAAGAACAATTTTATAAATACATACAAAGCCTTCAAGATACTATTGTATCAGGATTAGAAGCAGTAGATGGACAGGCTAAATTTCGCGAAGACATTTGGGAACGTCCAGAAGGTGGAGGCGGAAGAACGCGAGTAATCGAGAATGGAGCTGTTTTTGAAAAAGGAGGAGTCAATATATCGGCAGTTCATGGTAAATTACCCGAAGCGATGCAAAAGATGTTCAATGTAGGCGAAGCGGATTTTTTTGCTTGTGGACTAAGTTTAGTTTTGCATCCTAAAAACCCTATGGTTCCTACGGTTCATGCTAATTGGCGTTATTTTGAAATGTATGATGAAGAAGGAAATGTGATTCAGCAATGGTTTGGTGGAGGACAAGATTTAACACCTTACTATTTGTTTGAAGAAGATGCTAAACATTTTCATCAGACTTGTAAAACTGCTTGTGATAAGCATAATCCAGCGTTTTATCCAAAATATAAAAAACAATGTGATGCTTATTTTTGGAATGCACATCGTAATGAAGCCCGAGGAATTGGAGGATTGTTCTTTGATTATTGCAAGGCTACAGACGAAATGAGTATGCAGGATTGGTATAATTTTGTTACCGAAGTAGGAGATAGTTTTCTAGAAGCTTATGTTCCAATTGTTGAAAAAAGAAAAGCATTATCATATACAGACGAACAGAGAACATGGCAAGAGATTCGCCGTGGTCGTTATGTCGAGTTTAATTTGGTTCATGATAAAGGAACTTTGTTCGGACTAAGAACCAATGGTCGAATCGAAAGTATCTTGATGAGTTTACCACCGCATGTGCAATGGGTTTATGATCATCACCCAGAAGCAGGAAGTGCGGAGGAGCAATTAGTAAATGTGTTGGAAAACCCAGTTGATTGGATTGGTTAG
- the hemA gene encoding glutamyl-tRNA reductase codes for MENNNVSKHHYFYSVGLSYKKADAAIRGKFSLDADAKLRLLEQAKNEGIESLIVTSTCNRTEIYGFAEHPFQLIKLICENSNGSIEEFQRVGFVYKNHEAINHLFRVGTGLDSQILGDFEIIAQIKNSFTQSKSFGLANTFIERLVNAVIQASKKIKNETEISSGATSVSFASVQYIIKNVEDIGNKNILLFGTGKIGRNTCENLVKHTKNEHITLINRTKDKAEKLAGKLNLIVKDYSELHLELQKADVVVVATGAQNPTVDKAILNLKKPLLILDLSIPKNVNENVEELEGVTLIHMDYLSQLTDETLENRKKHIPAAEAIIEEIKEEFVTWTKGRKFAPTINALKEKLNAIKNSELDFQSRKIADFNEEQAEIISARIIQKITTHFANHLKDDDTMVDESIEWIEKVFKISS; via the coding sequence ATGGAAAATAATAACGTATCGAAACATCACTATTTTTATTCAGTTGGACTGAGCTATAAAAAAGCTGATGCAGCGATTAGAGGTAAGTTTAGTTTAGACGCTGATGCAAAATTGCGCCTGCTAGAACAAGCCAAAAATGAGGGAATTGAAAGTTTAATAGTTACATCTACTTGTAATCGTACCGAAATATACGGCTTTGCCGAGCACCCTTTTCAACTTATAAAATTGATTTGCGAAAACAGTAATGGTTCTATCGAAGAATTTCAAAGAGTGGGTTTCGTATATAAAAATCATGAAGCAATTAATCACCTTTTTAGAGTAGGAACTGGTTTAGATAGTCAGATTCTAGGAGATTTCGAGATTATTGCTCAAATAAAAAATAGCTTCACACAGTCTAAATCTTTTGGCTTAGCAAATACTTTTATCGAAAGATTAGTAAATGCAGTGATTCAGGCTAGTAAAAAAATCAAAAATGAAACCGAAATAAGTTCAGGTGCCACCTCGGTATCTTTTGCATCGGTTCAATATATCATAAAAAATGTAGAAGATATCGGTAACAAAAACATCTTGTTATTCGGTACAGGTAAAATTGGAAGAAATACCTGTGAGAATTTAGTTAAACATACTAAAAACGAACATATTACTTTAATTAACCGTACTAAAGATAAGGCCGAGAAACTAGCTGGAAAATTAAATCTTATTGTAAAAGATTATTCAGAGCTACATCTTGAACTACAAAAAGCCGATGTTGTCGTTGTTGCAACAGGTGCACAAAACCCTACGGTTGATAAAGCAATTCTAAATCTTAAAAAACCATTATTGATTTTAGATTTATCGATTCCTAAGAATGTGAATGAAAATGTTGAAGAACTAGAAGGTGTTACATTAATTCACATGGATTACTTGTCACAGTTAACAGATGAAACATTAGAGAATCGTAAAAAACACATTCCTGCTGCTGAAGCAATCATCGAAGAAATTAAGGAAGAATTTGTAACCTGGACAAAAGGAAGAAAATTTGCTCCAACTATCAATGCTTTGAAAGAGAAACTGAATGCAATAAAGAATTCAGAATTGGATTTTCAAAGTAGAAAAATAGCTGATTTTAACGAAGAACAAGCTGAAATCATTAGCGCAAGAATCATTCAAAAAATTACTACTCATTTTGCAAATCACTTAAAAGATGATGATACAATGGTAGATGAGAGTATTGAATGGATTGAAAAAGTATTCAAAATAAGTTCCTAA